The candidate division WOR-3 bacterium genome contains the following window.
CGCCCCGGTAGTCGCGTCAGTCTCGAAATTCGATGTGTTGCCCCACAAGGGCAGTGTGACCTGGACTGATTTGACGTGTCCCGCGAATCCGGAAACGTAAATTGTCTTGACGAAATTACCCTTTTCATCCTCGATCCAGACGGCAGTCTGAGGCGGGAGTTCGTCCTGGAAACCGAGGGCGAATTCTATTGTAAGACAAGGTGTTTCCAGAGAAGTAATATCCGACACCGTGGGACGGGGGTTGAAGCTCTCAAAGACCGATTCGGCTTGTTCAGAAGACGGATAATCATTTACGACACTTATCCATTTGGAAGTGCCGAGTTTTCTGTAGCCGTAACCCAAGTTGAAAAGAGCCTCGGCTTTCATGGAGTCGGGAGCGCTGCTTTGCATAAAAATATTCAAGTCGGATATGCCCTGTTCGAGCCTTCCGACGAAGAAAGGAAACTGGACTCCCATTATTCCCCTCAAAAGTCTGAATTCAGTATTTTCCGGTTCGAGTTCTAGTACTCTGTCGAGTTGATCCATCGCCTTGAAGCACAGATTCGTCCTGTAATCCGTGTTCTCGGAAATGATTTCGGCGTATCCGGCCTCGCTTAAAGCGAGATAGACGTATGCGAGAAGAGAATGCGCATCCACGCAGTTTTCGTCTGTTTCAACGGCTTTAAGCAATAGCGTTTCTGCTTTGAAATACTCCTCCGACTCGTATAAGAGTTGAGCCTGTGTTAAAACTTCTTCCAAATCTGAAGGGCTTATGCTTTCTGATTCTAAAAAAGGTATGACAATTTCTTTCAGTCTTTCGATTTCCTGACTGGCTTTTTGCGTAATTTCAGGATCCGAATTCAATTCGAAAATTTCTTCCCACATTTTAAGAGCAGATAAAATGTCTTCTTTTTTCTCGTATCCTTCGGCTAAAAACATCCTCGTCTGGACAGCGTAGCGCTGTACTTCATGTTCTGGGGCGCTTGCCAGCAGAGAAAGTAAGGTTTCAAGGTCTTCTATGCCCTGGTTCAGTTTTCCCAAAAAAGGAGGCACTTTAACACTCATGAGACCTCTGTAGAACAGGGCGTTAAGATTTTCGAAATCGAGGCGCACCGCTTTATCGAGTATGTTGAAGGATTCGAACGCGCGGGAGGCCTGAAGTTGGAAATTATCGGTTTCGCCGGCGCTTTTGCCGACGTAAAAACCCAGAAGGGCCAGAACATCAGGATTGTCCGGGTATTTTTCGGCGGCTTCCCTCATCAGAGTTATAGCTTCTTCGGTCTTTCCCTGGTTGTTGAGCTCTCCGGCCGTGTCCATGTAATCCTTCAGCATCATCTCCGGGAAAAGGATACCGATTGACATTAACAAAAATATTGCCGCGATAAATAAAACTTTCATTTGTTCTCCCTTTTTAGAAAAAGAAATAACTGGGCTCCTTCCCAAAAATTTTCAAGCACGGCCTCAGAACTTATAGTCGCTCCAGTCACAGCGTCGATGCTGTAATTCATAAAATTCTTTCCCGGTACGTCTATGCTGTCAATATTTACTCCGGAAAATTCACCAAAGAAATTTTTCTTTTCAAGAAGAGCGAAGTATTGCGGCGTCTCTTCGTGAGAAACAACCTGAACGCCGGTGCAAAAGCCGTTTACATCAAAGCCTGTCATTGTGATTATCGGGCCTCCAATGCCTCTGTTCTCTCCGACGAAGGCGTATCCGGACACTGAATAAGATTCAATCGCTGTAAAATAAACAGTCGTGTCCAAAAGCGCTTTTGAAAAAGATACCGACGAAGGGAAAAGGTTTTGAAGGCAGTTCAATTCTT
Protein-coding sequences here:
- a CDS encoding DUF2271 domain-containing protein — protein: MKVLFIAAIFLLMSIGILFPEMMLKDYMDTAGELNNQGKTEEAITLMREAAEKYPDNPDVLALLGFYVGKSAGETDNFQLQASRAFESFNILDKAVRLDFENLNALFYRGLMSVKVPPFLGKLNQGIEDLETLLSLLASAPEHEVQRYAVQTRMFLAEGYEKKEDILSALKMWEEIFELNSDPEITQKASQEIERLKEIVIPFLESESISPSDLEEVLTQAQLLYESEEYFKAETLLLKAVETDENCVDAHSLLAYVYLALSEAGYAEIISENTDYRTNLCFKAMDQLDRVLELEPENTEFRLLRGIMGVQFPFFVGRLEQGISDLNIFMQSSAPDSMKAEALFNLGYGYRKLGTSKWISVVNDYPSSEQAESVFESFNPRPTVSDITSLETPCLTIEFALGFQDELPPQTAVWIEDEKGNFVKTIYVSGFAGHVKSVQVTLPLWGNTSNFETDATTGASIDLGNHFYTWDLDDGFGDMVPNGIYVVNVEVSYWPSYKYETVSLPILLADGNKYAVKNDALLVPYLELNYIYQAVK
- a CDS encoding FMN-binding protein, which produces MTKLGKIFFAPYFFLFILEISAFFSADKAFAVDFSENPISDKELNCLQNLFPSSVSFSKALLDTTVYFTAIESYSVSGYAFVGENRGIGGPIITMTGFDVNGFCTGVQVVSHEETPQYFALLEKKNFFGEFSGVNIDSIDVPGKNFMNYSIDAVTGATISSEAVLENFWEGAQLFLFLKRENK